A window of the Thalassoglobus sp. JC818 genome harbors these coding sequences:
- a CDS encoding MotA/TolQ/ExbB proton channel family protein, with translation MNELLQYLSTLSTLIIALTCAVHLFVFLVLWIWSRRDLKKIASALFDFTRGMSHQSLLDSTAHLSDQIDAFLSDVNEALDEDDRKADRGILLQRMRVLDEKRRYLNSMMFETVYNMARTMIEAYPLAGVLGTILAIGAALQANPGGAGESTATVGLILGRFGDAIWSTAAGLIAAMLLMFINSCLETPFGRLSENRRHVRETVARVKRELAFAEQAEEIA, from the coding sequence ATGAACGAACTTCTCCAATACCTGTCGACGCTCTCGACACTCATCATCGCTCTGACCTGCGCGGTGCACTTGTTTGTGTTTCTGGTCTTGTGGATCTGGTCACGAAGAGATCTCAAAAAGATCGCCTCCGCGCTCTTTGATTTCACGAGAGGCATGAGTCACCAGAGCCTGCTGGATTCGACAGCTCATCTCTCGGACCAGATCGATGCGTTTCTTTCAGATGTGAACGAAGCTCTCGATGAAGATGACCGAAAAGCAGATCGCGGGATATTGCTTCAGAGAATGCGAGTTCTCGACGAAAAGCGCCGCTACCTGAATTCGATGATGTTCGAAACAGTCTACAACATGGCCCGCACCATGATTGAAGCGTATCCACTCGCAGGAGTCCTGGGGACGATTCTGGCGATCGGAGCGGCACTGCAGGCGAATCCCGGAGGGGCTGGCGAATCAACCGCGACGGTCGGACTGATTCTCGGCCGGTTCGGAGACGCTATCTGGTCGACCGCTGCCGGGCTGATCGCTGCGATGCTGTTGATGTTCATCAACAGTTGTCTCGAAACCCCATTTGGGAGGCTTTCTGAAAATCGCCGGCATGTCCGCGAGACAGTGGCAA